One region of Skermanella mucosa genomic DNA includes:
- a CDS encoding LolA family protein, which produces MKALLRPLVIAAGLALAPLAAPSILHAAPAASLTQAQKEDIARIEQYLDGVRTLKSDFVQAGGDGSLVRGTLWLSRPNKMRLEYEPPIRDFIVADGWFVFYWDDELKQQSSAPIGSTMADIILRDKLRLSGDITVTDFVREANVIEVSVVQTSEPGAGTLTLVFEDAPLRLRKWRIVDPQGLTTEVALLNPQVGVQLDSDLFIFREPPSTRRD; this is translated from the coding sequence ATGAAAGCCTTGCTACGCCCCCTCGTGATTGCCGCCGGCCTCGCCCTCGCGCCGCTGGCAGCCCCCTCGATCCTCCATGCCGCGCCGGCGGCCAGCCTCACCCAGGCGCAGAAGGAAGACATCGCCCGGATCGAGCAGTATCTCGACGGCGTCAGGACGTTGAAGTCCGACTTCGTCCAGGCCGGCGGCGACGGTTCGCTGGTCAGGGGCACACTCTGGCTGTCGCGGCCCAACAAGATGCGTCTGGAGTACGAACCGCCGATCCGGGACTTCATCGTGGCCGACGGGTGGTTCGTCTTCTATTGGGACGATGAACTGAAGCAGCAGAGCAGCGCCCCGATCGGCTCCACCATGGCCGACATCATCCTGCGCGACAAGCTGCGCCTGAGCGGCGACATCACGGTCACCGATTTCGTGCGGGAGGCCAACGTCATCGAGGTCTCCGTGGTGCAGACCAGCGAGCCGGGGGCCGGCACGCTGACGCTGGTGTTCGAGGACGCGCCGCTGCGGCTGCGCAAATGGCGCATCGTCGATCCCCAGGGCCTGACTACCGAGGTGGCCCTGCTCAACCCCCAGGTCGGCGTCCAGCTCGACAGCGACCTGTTCATCTTCCGCGAACCGCCCTCGACCCGGCGGGATTGA
- a CDS encoding MmcB family DNA repair protein encodes MVSGRAGIAGLLSRGVRRALAERGFSSLTEFRLASGRRADVMAVNEAGDVIIVEIKSSIADFRADQKWPEYQAFCDSFYFAVGADFPADLIPPECGLMVADGFGAVILRDAPLVKLNAARRRAVVLRVALAASGRLHRLEDPMLAMAVTAG; translated from the coding sequence ATGGTTTCGGGGCGGGCCGGCATCGCCGGCCTGTTGTCGCGGGGCGTGCGGCGGGCCCTGGCCGAGCGTGGTTTCTCCAGCTTGACCGAGTTTCGCCTGGCGTCGGGCCGACGAGCCGACGTCATGGCGGTCAACGAGGCCGGCGACGTGATCATCGTGGAGATCAAGAGTTCGATCGCGGATTTCCGGGCCGACCAGAAATGGCCCGAATACCAGGCCTTCTGCGACAGCTTCTACTTCGCGGTCGGAGCCGATTTTCCGGCCGACCTGATACCGCCGGAATGCGGGCTGATGGTCGCCGACGGATTCGGCGCCGTGATTCTCCGCGATGCTCCTCTGGTCAAACTCAATGCCGCGCGCCGTCGCGCCGTCGTCCTGCGCGTTGCGCTGGCCGCCAGCGGCCGTCTCCACCGACTGGAGGATCCCATGCTGGCCATGGCGGTGACAGCGGGCTGA
- a CDS encoding hybrid sensor histidine kinase/response regulator produces the protein MSAAALLANAGALLALEMPFGHLESEARKSCGVAFRHYSMADGGLVCLCDPLRPAAGQAPSPSGGSAAPEPVHGLLAQVTSSFAFTRNPLPLWIFDRETLAFVAVNDAAVSCYGYPREHFLGMRISDIRPPEDTPRLLEALADLSAPGESGQWRHLLADGTVIDVLVTSEGFTLGRRTLCMAAVQDITDHCRLEENLLEARIEAERSNRARSRFFAVANHDLRQPLAALSLFVGALENRLKDPTSRDILRAMNTALATIKNLVDAHLDIARIDAGTLRVEPVGHSVNGLLTRMALEFAGPARQKGLTLHVAPCSAVIRSDRDLLERILRNLLSNAVRYTSSGRILLGCRRQGGRLRIEVWDTGPGIPADQLDIIFEEFYRGNTPSTSESAGFGLGLSIVDRLSRLLDHSLSVRSREGKGSVFAITVPMEGEAEIRAEPAHAPARPNDAGRPRVLVIEDDVIVLQALELLLDQWGCDVTAASGYDEAVEGVTAQADPPDLVIADFRLSGPASGIVAIRQIAKMLGADLPGLIITGDTDPRCLKEARLSGYPLLHKPVSALALRAAVASLLGRDRLRDGVD, from the coding sequence ATGTCCGCAGCAGCGTTGCTGGCCAATGCCGGTGCGCTGCTCGCCCTTGAGATGCCGTTCGGCCATCTGGAAAGCGAGGCCCGCAAGTCGTGCGGAGTCGCTTTCAGGCATTACTCCATGGCAGACGGAGGGCTGGTCTGCCTGTGCGATCCGTTGCGGCCCGCCGCCGGTCAGGCCCCGTCGCCGTCCGGCGGTTCCGCGGCTCCGGAGCCGGTCCACGGCCTGCTCGCCCAGGTGACGAGCTCGTTCGCATTTACCCGCAATCCGCTGCCGCTCTGGATCTTCGACCGCGAAACGCTTGCCTTCGTCGCGGTCAACGATGCCGCCGTATCTTGCTACGGCTATCCGCGCGAGCATTTCCTGGGCATGCGGATTTCCGATATACGCCCGCCGGAGGACACGCCCCGGCTGCTGGAAGCCCTGGCCGACCTGTCCGCCCCCGGCGAGTCGGGCCAGTGGCGCCACCTGCTGGCCGACGGCACGGTGATCGACGTGCTGGTCACGTCGGAAGGGTTCACGCTCGGCAGGCGCACGCTATGCATGGCCGCAGTCCAGGACATCACCGACCATTGCCGATTGGAGGAGAACCTTCTGGAGGCGCGGATCGAAGCCGAGCGGTCCAACCGGGCCCGCAGCCGCTTCTTCGCCGTGGCCAACCACGATCTTCGGCAGCCTCTCGCCGCCCTCTCGCTGTTCGTCGGCGCCCTGGAGAACCGGCTGAAGGATCCGACCAGCCGCGACATCCTGCGCGCCATGAACACCGCGCTGGCGACCATCAAGAACCTGGTGGACGCCCACCTCGACATCGCCCGGATCGATGCCGGGACCCTGCGGGTCGAACCGGTCGGCCATTCGGTCAACGGGCTGCTGACCCGCATGGCGCTGGAATTCGCCGGGCCGGCCCGCCAGAAGGGGCTGACCCTGCATGTCGCCCCCTGCTCCGCCGTGATCCGCAGCGACCGCGACCTGCTGGAACGAATCCTTCGCAACCTTCTGTCCAATGCCGTGCGTTACACCTCGTCCGGCCGCATCCTGCTGGGTTGCCGCCGCCAGGGCGGGCGGCTGCGGATCGAGGTCTGGGACACGGGGCCAGGCATCCCGGCGGACCAGCTCGACATCATCTTCGAGGAATTCTATCGCGGCAATACGCCGAGCACGTCGGAGTCGGCCGGGTTCGGCCTTGGCCTTTCCATCGTGGACCGCCTGTCGCGCCTGCTGGACCATTCCTTGAGCGTGCGGTCGCGGGAGGGCAAGGGATCCGTCTTCGCGATCACGGTGCCGATGGAAGGCGAAGCCGAGATCCGGGCCGAACCGGCCCATGCTCCGGCGCGGCCGAACGATGCCGGCCGCCCCCGCGTGCTGGTGATCGAGGACGACGTCATCGTGCTGCAGGCGCTCGAGCTTCTTCTCGACCAATGGGGCTGCGATGTCACGGCGGCGTCCGGCTATGACGAAGCCGTAGAGGGCGTAACGGCCCAGGCCGATCCGCCCGACCTGGTGATCGCCGACTTCCGCCTGTCCGGCCCGGCGAGCGGCATCGTCGCGATCCGGCAGATCGCCAAGATGCTTGGCGCGGACCTTCCCGGATTGATCATCACCGGCGATACCGACCCGCGCTGCCTGAAGGAAGCCCGGCTGAGCGGCTATCCGCTCCTGCACAAGCCGGTCTCGGCGCTTGCGCTGCGTGCCGCGGTTGCGAGCCTGCTGGGCCGGGACAGGCTGCGCGACGGAGTCGACTGA
- a CDS encoding glycosyltransferase family 9 protein produces MADDILIIKLGALGDLFQAEGALHDIRLHHPDARITLLTGPAYRALMERCPWVDRVELDPRAPRWRLDRMLDLRRRLRSVPFGMVYDLQNVSRTAFYRRWFLPSTPWSGTAPGCSHPHRAVNPKRIPSLQRLAGQLADAGVPVRHTLAPDLGWVADDVSGILADAGVRESYVVLLPGSSARLPHKRWPGYAVLAERLISGGKTVVTVPGPDELDLCRSIPGVTLTGGKWLNYFQLAGVLAGARLVIGNDSGPTHLAAHLGRPTVALFGSHMAARLTGIDRPWVTCVEVPDLTALPVRQVEDVVNGFLEQR; encoded by the coding sequence ATGGCCGACGACATCCTGATCATCAAGCTCGGCGCGCTGGGCGACCTTTTCCAGGCCGAGGGCGCGCTGCACGACATCCGCCTCCACCATCCGGATGCGCGCATAACGCTGCTGACCGGGCCGGCCTACAGGGCGCTGATGGAACGATGCCCCTGGGTCGACCGGGTGGAACTGGACCCGCGTGCCCCGCGCTGGCGACTCGACCGCATGCTTGACCTGCGCCGGCGCCTAAGGTCGGTGCCGTTCGGCATGGTCTACGACCTGCAGAACGTTTCCCGGACCGCCTTCTATCGCCGCTGGTTCTTGCCGAGCACCCCCTGGTCGGGAACGGCGCCGGGCTGCAGCCATCCGCACCGGGCGGTCAATCCCAAACGCATTCCCAGCCTGCAGCGGCTGGCCGGACAGCTGGCCGATGCCGGCGTTCCGGTTCGCCATACCCTCGCCCCGGATCTGGGCTGGGTCGCCGACGACGTATCGGGCATCCTCGCGGATGCCGGTGTCCGGGAATCTTACGTGGTCCTGCTCCCCGGCTCCTCGGCGCGGCTGCCCCACAAGCGCTGGCCCGGTTATGCCGTGCTCGCGGAACGCCTGATCTCCGGCGGCAAGACCGTGGTGACGGTTCCCGGCCCCGATGAACTGGATCTCTGCCGGTCGATACCGGGCGTCACGCTGACCGGCGGGAAGTGGCTGAACTATTTCCAACTCGCGGGCGTCCTGGCCGGTGCCCGGCTGGTCATCGGCAACGACAGCGGACCGACCCATCTGGCAGCCCACCTCGGCCGTCCGACCGTCGCATTGTTCGGCAGCCATATGGCGGCCCGCCTGACAGGGATCGACCGGCCTTGGGTGACGTGCGTCGAAGTTCCGGATCTCACGGCACTGCCCGTCCGGCAGGTCGAAGATGTCGTGAACGGCTTCCTTGAACAGCGCTGA
- a CDS encoding P-II family nitrogen regulator produces MKLIVAIIKPFKLDEVRESLTSLGIQGLTVSEVKGFGRQKGQTEIYRGAEYSVSFLPKVKVEVAVTDELAEQVVEAIQKAANTGRIGDGKIFVLEIAQAVRIRTGETNGEAL; encoded by the coding sequence ATGAAACTGATAGTTGCGATCATCAAACCTTTCAAGCTGGACGAAGTGCGCGAGTCCTTGACGTCGCTGGGCATCCAGGGACTGACGGTCAGCGAGGTCAAGGGATTCGGCCGGCAGAAGGGGCAGACCGAGATCTATCGCGGCGCCGAGTATTCGGTAAGCTTCCTGCCCAAGGTGAAGGTGGAGGTCGCGGTCACCGACGAACTGGCCGAGCAGGTCGTCGAAGCGATCCAGAAGGCCGCCAATACCGGCCGGATCGGCGACGGGAAGATCTTCGTCCTCGAGATCGCCCAGGCGGTGCGCATCCGCACCGGCGAAACCAACGGAGAGGCGCTCTAA
- a CDS encoding FtsK/SpoIIIE family DNA translocase, which translates to MASRTAASSSAAPSGGVSGGRSTAGRGSAGRAGTGRTAAGTSGSRAGGGRAGKAPLLPPAARDFIRQRAVEGVGLTLTSIGLLLVLVLLTYDRGDPSWNTAVNPEANPKIGNVLGLPGAYAADLLMQWLGMASYLLGAIVMAWGLRIMSHRGLSRIVLRGLMTIVGVLTASIFFAQVPAFPGWQLTHGHLGGTAGDVLLTALSRLTGGLIEGLDRPLLATISGGVSVVSVIVALGLSLRDWRDGARSVGWAVGAAGRGAREAGGMAGQAARDASGLLRNRPRPDGLSGVAALFGFGRPHEEDEAEAGAPPPRPRPARGVRKPPRLNDVEADDPETAGDPGEEDAEAAPKPPRPVSVVKPPSGPKPAAGKASGQREPMLELLPETDYELPPLDLLQEPDPSAKPSTLDDDALRQNAVMLEGVLGDFGVRGEIQKVHPGPVVTLYELEPAPGTKSSRVIGLADDIARSMSAVSVRVAVVPGRNVIGIELPNARREMVLLRELLAAESYERSAAKLALVLGKDIGGQPVIADLARFPHLLVAGTTGSGKSVAINTMILSLLYRLPPDKCRFIMIDPKMLELSIYEGIPHLLTPVVTDPKKAVVALKWTVREMESRYRSMSKLGVRNIEGYNARLREAKKNNEVLTRRVQTGFDPDTGKPIFEDQPIDLTELPYIVVVVDEMADLMLVAGKDIEAAIQRLAQMARAAGIHLIMATQRPSVDVITGTIKANFPTRISFQVTSKIDSRTILGEQGAEQLLGQGDMLYMAGGGRITRVHGPFVRDDEVEHVVSFLRSQGEPNYMESITEDEEELSGGGFDDDAGGRPGSGDELYDKAVALVLRERKCSTSFVQRHLQIGYNKAARLVERMEQEGVVSQANHVGKREVLGRSDEAEE; encoded by the coding sequence ATGGCGTCCCGTACCGCCGCATCAAGTTCCGCCGCCCCGTCCGGCGGCGTTTCCGGTGGGCGGTCCACCGCTGGCCGCGGTTCCGCCGGCAGGGCCGGCACCGGACGGACCGCCGCCGGGACGTCCGGCAGCCGGGCTGGCGGCGGCCGCGCCGGCAAGGCGCCGCTGCTGCCTCCGGCGGCCCGGGACTTCATCCGGCAGCGGGCGGTCGAGGGCGTCGGCCTGACCCTGACCTCGATCGGGCTGCTGCTCGTCCTGGTGCTGCTGACCTACGACCGGGGCGATCCTTCCTGGAACACCGCCGTCAACCCGGAGGCCAACCCGAAGATCGGCAACGTGCTCGGTCTGCCCGGCGCCTATGCCGCCGATCTGCTGATGCAGTGGCTGGGCATGGCGTCGTATCTTCTGGGTGCCATCGTCATGGCGTGGGGGCTCCGGATCATGAGCCACCGGGGGCTGAGCCGTATCGTGCTGCGGGGCCTGATGACGATCGTCGGCGTGCTGACGGCCTCGATCTTCTTCGCCCAGGTCCCGGCGTTTCCCGGATGGCAGCTCACCCATGGCCATCTCGGCGGCACCGCCGGGGATGTGCTGCTGACGGCGCTTTCCAGGCTGACCGGCGGGCTGATCGAGGGATTGGACCGGCCCCTGCTCGCGACGATCTCGGGCGGCGTCTCGGTCGTCTCGGTCATCGTCGCCCTCGGCCTCTCGCTGCGCGACTGGCGCGACGGCGCCCGCAGCGTGGGCTGGGCCGTCGGCGCCGCCGGGCGCGGCGCCCGGGAGGCCGGCGGCATGGCCGGACAGGCGGCGCGCGACGCCTCCGGCCTGCTGCGCAACCGCCCGCGCCCGGACGGCTTGTCGGGAGTGGCGGCGCTGTTCGGCTTCGGCCGGCCGCATGAGGAGGACGAGGCGGAGGCCGGCGCTCCGCCGCCGCGGCCCAGGCCCGCGCGCGGGGTCCGCAAGCCGCCGCGCCTGAACGACGTGGAAGCGGACGATCCGGAAACCGCCGGCGATCCGGGGGAAGAGGATGCCGAGGCCGCTCCGAAGCCGCCCAGGCCGGTTTCCGTGGTCAAGCCCCCGTCCGGTCCCAAGCCCGCGGCCGGCAAGGCGTCCGGCCAGCGCGAGCCGATGCTGGAGCTGTTGCCGGAAACCGACTACGAGCTGCCGCCCCTGGATCTGCTCCAGGAGCCCGACCCCTCGGCCAAGCCGAGCACCCTGGACGACGACGCCCTGCGGCAGAACGCCGTGATGCTGGAAGGCGTCCTGGGCGATTTCGGCGTCCGCGGCGAGATCCAGAAGGTCCATCCCGGTCCGGTGGTCACCCTGTACGAGCTTGAGCCGGCGCCCGGCACCAAGTCGTCCCGGGTCATCGGGCTGGCCGACGACATCGCCCGGTCGATGAGCGCCGTGTCGGTCCGGGTCGCCGTGGTCCCGGGCCGCAACGTGATCGGCATCGAGCTGCCCAACGCCCGGCGGGAGATGGTGCTGCTGCGCGAGCTGCTGGCGGCGGAAAGCTACGAGCGGTCCGCCGCCAAGCTGGCCCTGGTGCTCGGCAAGGACATCGGCGGCCAGCCGGTGATCGCCGACCTCGCTCGCTTCCCGCACCTGCTGGTGGCCGGCACGACCGGGTCGGGCAAGTCGGTCGCGATCAACACCATGATCCTGTCGCTGCTCTACCGCCTGCCGCCGGACAAGTGCCGCTTCATCATGATCGACCCCAAGATGCTGGAGCTGTCGATCTACGAGGGCATCCCGCACCTGCTGACGCCGGTGGTCACCGACCCGAAGAAAGCTGTCGTGGCCCTGAAATGGACCGTGCGCGAGATGGAGAGCCGCTACCGCTCCATGTCCAAGCTCGGCGTGCGCAACATCGAGGGCTACAACGCCCGGCTTCGCGAGGCCAAGAAGAACAACGAGGTGCTGACCCGCCGGGTGCAGACCGGGTTCGATCCCGACACCGGCAAGCCGATCTTCGAGGACCAGCCGATCGACCTGACCGAACTGCCCTACATCGTGGTGGTGGTGGACGAGATGGCCGACCTGATGCTGGTGGCCGGCAAGGACATCGAGGCGGCGATCCAGCGCCTGGCGCAGATGGCGCGCGCCGCCGGCATCCACCTGATCATGGCGACCCAGCGGCCCTCGGTCGACGTGATCACCGGCACGATCAAGGCCAACTTCCCGACCCGGATCAGCTTCCAGGTCACCAGCAAGATCGACAGCCGCACCATCCTGGGCGAGCAGGGCGCCGAGCAGCTGCTCGGTCAGGGCGACATGCTCTACATGGCCGGCGGCGGCCGCATCACCCGAGTCCATGGACCTTTCGTGCGCGACGACGAGGTCGAGCATGTGGTCAGCTTCCTGCGAAGCCAGGGCGAGCCCAACTACATGGAATCGATCACCGAGGACGAGGAGGAACTCTCCGGCGGCGGCTTCGACGACGACGCGGGCGGGCGGCCCGGATCGGGCGACGAGCTCTACGACAAGGCGGTGGCGCTGGTGCTGCGCGAGCGCAAATGCTCCACCAGCTTCGTCCAGCGCCATCTTCAGATCGGCTACAACAAGGCGGCCCGGCTGGTCGAGCGCATGGAGCAGGAGGGCGTCGTCAGCCAGGCCAACCATGTCGGCAAGCGCGAGGTGCTCGGTCGCTCCGACGAGGCGGAGGAATAG
- a CDS encoding aminotransferase class I/II-fold pyridoxal phosphate-dependent enzyme encodes MLSSPLVNDRLGRLSDYPFTRLASLLAGITPRTNAEPVIMSVGEPQHAPPALIDEVLRTQAHLWGKYPPVAGTPEFRAAAARWLDRRYGLPAGMVEPDRMVLPVAGTREALFLAALLAVPESKAGRTPAVLLPNPFYAAYEGAAVMAGAEAVFLTTTRETGFLPDLDALSPELLDRTALFYLCTPSNPQGAVADRAYLTRAIGLARRHGFILAVDECYAEIYDAEAPTGVLEVAAALESRGEASGGGLANLLVFHSLSKRSNAAGLRSGFVAGDPDLIALFSRLRSYSIAGTPLPALAAAAALWDDDAHVVENRTLYRAKFDAAESALDGRFGFYRPAGGFFLWLDVGDGEAATATLWREGGIKVLPGAYLTRPDADGVNRGSSFIRIALVHDAATVAEACTRIAKIL; translated from the coding sequence ATGCTGTCTTCTCCGCTCGTGAACGATCGGCTCGGCCGGTTGAGCGACTATCCCTTCACCCGGCTGGCTTCGCTGCTGGCTGGCATCACGCCGCGCACCAACGCGGAGCCCGTCATCATGTCGGTCGGGGAGCCGCAGCACGCGCCGCCCGCCCTGATCGACGAGGTGCTGCGCACCCAGGCGCATCTCTGGGGCAAGTACCCTCCCGTCGCCGGCACGCCGGAATTCCGCGCGGCGGCCGCCCGCTGGCTCGACCGGCGCTATGGTCTCCCCGCCGGCATGGTCGAGCCGGACCGCATGGTGCTGCCGGTCGCCGGCACGCGCGAGGCGCTGTTCCTGGCGGCCCTGCTCGCCGTGCCCGAGTCGAAGGCCGGCCGGACGCCGGCCGTGCTGCTGCCAAACCCGTTCTACGCGGCCTATGAGGGGGCGGCCGTCATGGCCGGGGCCGAGGCGGTGTTCCTCACCACGACCCGCGAGACCGGCTTCCTGCCCGACCTGGACGCGCTGTCGCCCGAACTGCTGGACCGCACGGCGCTGTTCTATCTGTGCACGCCGTCCAATCCCCAGGGCGCCGTCGCCGACCGGGCCTACCTGACGCGCGCGATCGGTCTGGCCCGCCGCCACGGTTTCATCCTGGCGGTCGACGAATGCTATGCCGAGATCTACGACGCCGAGGCGCCGACCGGCGTGCTGGAAGTGGCGGCGGCCCTGGAGTCGCGGGGGGAAGCGTCCGGCGGCGGGCTTGCCAACCTGCTGGTCTTCCACTCCCTGTCCAAGCGGTCGAACGCCGCGGGCCTGCGGTCCGGGTTCGTGGCGGGCGATCCCGACCTGATCGCCCTGTTCTCCCGCCTGCGCAGCTACTCGATCGCCGGCACCCCGCTGCCGGCCCTCGCGGCTGCGGCGGCGCTGTGGGACGACGATGCCCACGTGGTCGAGAACCGGACCCTCTACCGCGCGAAGTTCGACGCCGCCGAGTCCGCCCTGGACGGGCGATTCGGCTTCTACCGGCCGGCCGGCGGCTTCTTCCTGTGGCTCGACGTGGGCGACGGCGAGGCCGCCACCGCCACCCTGTGGCGGGAGGGAGGCATCAAGGTACTCCCCGGCGCCTATCTCACCCGCCCCGATGCCGACGGTGTCAACCGCGGCTCCTCCTTTATTCGTATAGCATTGGTCCATGATGCCGCCACGGTCGCGGAAGCCTGTACACGAATCGCCAAAATCCTCTAA